Proteins from a genomic interval of Medicago truncatula cultivar Jemalong A17 chromosome 3, MtrunA17r5.0-ANR, whole genome shotgun sequence:
- the LOC11436071 gene encoding uncharacterized protein isoform X1 — protein sequence MRLVKGSKVEILVNTQGHGVEWHCARIISGNGHSYNVEYDNPSVTAKPLSNRVPRKFIRPCPPAIENIGSWECNDTVEVWDAGCWKEATVLTDMTEEFYLVRVHGSCMELKVHKILTRICQSWQNGQWIISPKGPAKSRVVKFSQNLIPNNYKTMPEVQQAKNVCSPGLDASCLHLYSPSTLKSVSSYVGDYPRKRSAVVIMGESKRFKAVSAAPLLEKVDAIAYPQNTMGEKYMHYSFTNETRKEKPCNIKTHFPETIQEPDFSSNMSSVGSCSVISGSANEFFGDTLAGPCQDDVSLRSDAESLDVKDVGGFYGDMLAGPCRSDDEDTSCSDDAESIDAEDVDEGCTFFPKQVVVERIHRASVGGLHALLPMAKLMLGVLRVHTCHVMCQNMNLLKSCRHNPCMDDLLKHYSENDLQGVCSCLVGLSSVASHGSLSKCSLLVVLSF from the exons ATGAGATTAGTAAAAGGAAGTAAAGTGGAGATCCTTGTCAATACCCAGGGTCATGGAGTTGAATGGCATTGTGCCCGTATTATTTCTGGTAATGGGCACTCTTACAACGTTGAATACGACAATCCTAGTGTGACCGCAAAGCCTCTTTCAAACAGAGTTCCAAGGAAGTTCATCAGACCATGCCCCCCTGCTATTGAAAATATTGGGAGTTGGGAATGTAATGACACCGTGGAGGTTTGGGATGCTGGCTGTTGGAAAGAAGCTACTGTATTGACGGACATGACTGAAGAGTTCTACTTGGTAAGGGTGCATGGATCTTGCATGGAGCTGAAGGTCCACAAAATTCTCACGAGGATATGCCAATCATGGCAAAATGGTCAATGGATCATAAGTCCCAAG GGACCAGCAAAGTCTAGAGTCGTGAAGTTTAGCCAGAATTTGATTCCAAACAACTATAAGACGATGCCCGAAGTTCAGCAAGCTAAGAATGTTTGTTCACCTGGATTGGATGCTAGCTGTCTACATCTATACTCACCTTCAACATTGAAAAGTGTGTCCTCTTATGTTGGGGATTATCCTAGAAAGAGGAGCGCAGTTGTGATTATGGGCGAGTCTAAAAGATTCAAAGCAGTGTCCGCTGCTCCATTGCTGGAAAAGGTAGATGCTATTGCTTACCCACAGAATACTATGggtgaaaaatatatgcattaTTCCTTCACTAATGAAACAAGGAAGGAGAAACCTTGTAATATTAAAACACACTTTCCTGAAACCATTCAAGAACCAGATTTTTCTAGTAATATGAGTTCAGTTGGCAGCTGTAGTGTAATAAGTGGTAGCGCAAATGAATTTTTTGGTGATACATTAGCAGGTCCTTGCCAAGATGACGTTTCCCTTCGCAGTGATGCAGAATCTCTAGATGTTAAAGATGTGGGTGGATTTTATGGTGATATGTTAGCAGGTCCTTGCCGAAGTGACGACGAAGATACCTCTTGCAGCGATGATGCAGAATCTATAGATGCTGAAGATGTGGACGAAGGCTGcaccttttttccaaaacagGTTGTAGTAGAAAGAATCCATAG gGCCAGTGTCGGAGGCTTGCATGCCTTGCTTCCAATGGCTAAATTGATGCTAG GTGTGCTTAGAGTTCACACTTGCCATGTCATGTGCCAGAACATGAACTTGCTCAAAAGCTGCAGGCACAACCCTTGTATGGATGATCTTCTGAAGCATTATTCGGAAAATG ATTTACAGGGAGTTTGTTCATGCTTGGTTGGCTTGTCAAGTGTCGCCAGTCACGGTTCGCTGTCGAAGTGTTCGTTATTGGTTGTTTTATCTTtctaa
- the LOC11436071 gene encoding uncharacterized protein isoform X2, with the protein MRLVKGSKVEILVNTQGHGVEWHCARIISGNGHSYNVEYDNPSVTAKPLSNRVPRKFIRPCPPAIENIGSWECNDTVEVWDAGCWKEATVLTDMTEEFYLVRVHGSCMELKVHKILTRICQSWQNGQWIISPKGPAKSRVVKFSQNLIPNNYKTMPEVQQAKNVCSPGLDASCLHLYSPSTLKSVSSYVGDYPRKRSAVVIMGESKRFKAVSAAPLLEKVDAIAYPQNTMGEKYMHYSFTNETRKEKPCNIKTHFPETIQEPDFSSNMSSVGSCSVISGSANEFFGDTLAGPCQDDVSLRSDAESLDVKDVGGFYGDMLAGPCRSDDEDTSCSDDAESIDAEDVDEGCTFFPKQGQCRRLACLASNG; encoded by the exons ATGAGATTAGTAAAAGGAAGTAAAGTGGAGATCCTTGTCAATACCCAGGGTCATGGAGTTGAATGGCATTGTGCCCGTATTATTTCTGGTAATGGGCACTCTTACAACGTTGAATACGACAATCCTAGTGTGACCGCAAAGCCTCTTTCAAACAGAGTTCCAAGGAAGTTCATCAGACCATGCCCCCCTGCTATTGAAAATATTGGGAGTTGGGAATGTAATGACACCGTGGAGGTTTGGGATGCTGGCTGTTGGAAAGAAGCTACTGTATTGACGGACATGACTGAAGAGTTCTACTTGGTAAGGGTGCATGGATCTTGCATGGAGCTGAAGGTCCACAAAATTCTCACGAGGATATGCCAATCATGGCAAAATGGTCAATGGATCATAAGTCCCAAG GGACCAGCAAAGTCTAGAGTCGTGAAGTTTAGCCAGAATTTGATTCCAAACAACTATAAGACGATGCCCGAAGTTCAGCAAGCTAAGAATGTTTGTTCACCTGGATTGGATGCTAGCTGTCTACATCTATACTCACCTTCAACATTGAAAAGTGTGTCCTCTTATGTTGGGGATTATCCTAGAAAGAGGAGCGCAGTTGTGATTATGGGCGAGTCTAAAAGATTCAAAGCAGTGTCCGCTGCTCCATTGCTGGAAAAGGTAGATGCTATTGCTTACCCACAGAATACTATGggtgaaaaatatatgcattaTTCCTTCACTAATGAAACAAGGAAGGAGAAACCTTGTAATATTAAAACACACTTTCCTGAAACCATTCAAGAACCAGATTTTTCTAGTAATATGAGTTCAGTTGGCAGCTGTAGTGTAATAAGTGGTAGCGCAAATGAATTTTTTGGTGATACATTAGCAGGTCCTTGCCAAGATGACGTTTCCCTTCGCAGTGATGCAGAATCTCTAGATGTTAAAGATGTGGGTGGATTTTATGGTGATATGTTAGCAGGTCCTTGCCGAAGTGACGACGAAGATACCTCTTGCAGCGATGATGCAGAATCTATAGATGCTGAAGATGTGGACGAAGGCTGcaccttttttccaaaacag gGCCAGTGTCGGAGGCTTGCATGCCTTGCTTCCAATGGCTAA